The proteins below are encoded in one region of Streptomyces ficellus:
- a CDS encoding helix-turn-helix domain-containing protein produces MPSSPLSSAQAARAAVAARLQGLMQDAGLTGHELAARCGWHKSKSSRIARGKTPPSDADIRAWCAACGADDHVADLIAASRNAESMYVEWRQIHRDGMRRVHEQTVPLYQRTRSFRVYASNVMPGMLQTPGYAAGLLRSITTFQGTPDDVADAVRARTQRSRVIREGDHRFALLLEETVLYYRVSDDAAMATQLEHVLSVMGQPNVSLGIIPARARRTVWPLEAFYAFDDQQVAVETLTAEINLTAPGEIRTYLRAFSELSRSAVRGAEARALITKALSTLG; encoded by the coding sequence ATGCCTTCCTCTCCACTCTCCAGCGCCCAAGCGGCACGAGCCGCTGTGGCCGCCCGTTTGCAGGGCCTCATGCAAGACGCTGGTCTCACAGGGCATGAGCTGGCCGCTCGGTGCGGCTGGCACAAGTCGAAGTCCTCCCGGATCGCGCGCGGCAAGACGCCTCCCTCGGACGCTGACATCCGCGCCTGGTGCGCTGCGTGCGGGGCCGACGATCACGTGGCCGATCTGATCGCTGCGTCCCGAAACGCAGAATCGATGTACGTCGAGTGGCGGCAGATTCACCGTGACGGGATGCGGCGCGTTCATGAGCAGACCGTCCCGCTGTATCAGCGGACCCGCTCCTTTCGCGTATACGCGTCGAACGTCATGCCGGGAATGCTCCAGACTCCCGGCTATGCCGCAGGACTTCTGCGGTCGATTACGACGTTTCAGGGAACCCCGGACGACGTAGCTGACGCCGTGCGGGCCCGGACGCAACGGTCCCGCGTGATCCGGGAGGGGGATCATCGATTCGCCCTGCTGCTCGAAGAGACGGTTCTCTACTACCGGGTGAGCGACGACGCCGCGATGGCCACCCAGCTTGAACACGTGCTCTCGGTGATGGGCCAGCCGAACGTATCCCTCGGCATCATCCCGGCAAGGGCCCGCCGTACCGTCTGGCCGCTCGAAGCCTTCTACGCCTTCGATGATCAACAGGTGGCGGTGGAGACTCTCACGGCAGAGATCAACCTGACCGCGCCCGGCGAGATCCGTACGTACCTCCGTGCCTTCTCCGAGCTGTCCCGATCCGCCGTGCGCGGGGCCGAAGCCCGTGCCCTGATCACGAAGGCTCTCTCCACCCTCGGGTGA
- a CDS encoding DUF6879 family protein, with amino-acid sequence MSQSLTDFSDLIRSVQESAVHLEMRDTYGVENEIEGFAAWKQGRRLDPEDRASWWRPWLDLVEEVTAKGVVIRRARIVSEPVSDYIAFEHSGTFTNVAAGEQIRWLPRRSASDLALPGNDFWLFDGRLVQFNVFDGVGRWVHTDQTEDPAVVELCASAFEAVWERAIPHEKYAV; translated from the coding sequence GTGTCGCAGAGTCTGACTGACTTCTCTGACCTCATCAGGTCAGTGCAGGAGTCAGCCGTGCACCTTGAGATGCGCGACACGTACGGCGTTGAGAACGAGATCGAAGGCTTCGCCGCATGGAAGCAAGGGCGCCGGCTCGACCCGGAGGACCGGGCTTCATGGTGGCGCCCCTGGCTCGACCTTGTTGAGGAGGTCACGGCCAAGGGCGTTGTCATCCGACGCGCCCGCATCGTCTCGGAGCCAGTCAGCGACTACATCGCCTTCGAGCACTCGGGCACCTTCACGAACGTGGCGGCTGGAGAGCAGATCCGTTGGCTTCCCCGTCGCAGTGCCTCGGACCTTGCCCTGCCGGGCAACGACTTCTGGTTGTTCGACGGTCGCCTTGTCCAGTTCAACGTCTTCGATGGGGTCGGACGGTGGGTCCACACTGACCAGACGGAAGACCCTGCCGTAGTCGAGCTGTGCGCGTCGGCGTTCGAAGCCGTGTGGGAGCGAGCCATCCCGCACGAGAAGTACGCCGTCTGA
- a CDS encoding flavin reductase family protein, whose protein sequence is MAATAVRYLRSVGAPATGAAPPPPLRAVRDDERLPLDPAEFRRVLGHFATGVTVVTADDGAGPAGFACQSFASLSLDPPLVAFMVARTSATWPRIARAGSFCVNVLGADQAGLCRAFAVSGSTGADKFAGVTHEPAPVTGSPRLAGAPAWVDCTVHAVHTGGDHLIVVGRVEALDASDGGDPLLFHRGAFGRFTP, encoded by the coding sequence ATGGCCGCCACGGCCGTCCGGTACCTGAGGTCCGTGGGGGCACCGGCCACGGGCGCCGCCCCGCCGCCGCCGCTGCGGGCGGTGCGGGACGACGAGCGGCTGCCGCTGGACCCGGCGGAGTTCCGGCGGGTGCTGGGCCACTTCGCGACCGGCGTCACCGTCGTCACGGCGGACGACGGGGCGGGCCCGGCGGGCTTCGCCTGCCAGTCGTTCGCCTCGCTGTCGCTGGACCCGCCGCTGGTCGCGTTCATGGTGGCGCGCACGTCCGCGACCTGGCCGCGCATCGCCCGGGCCGGCTCCTTCTGTGTGAACGTCCTGGGCGCCGACCAGGCGGGCCTGTGCCGGGCGTTCGCGGTGAGCGGGTCCACCGGGGCCGACAAGTTCGCGGGCGTGACCCACGAACCGGCGCCCGTGACGGGCTCGCCCCGGCTGGCCGGCGCGCCCGCCTGGGTGGACTGCACGGTGCACGCGGTGCACACCGGGGGCGACCACCTGATCGTGGTGGGCCGGGTGGAGGCCCTGGACGCCTCGGACGGCGGCGACCCGCTGCTGTTCCACCGGGGCGCCTTCGGCCGGTTCACGCCGTGA
- a CDS encoding DUF397 domain-containing protein produces the protein MTDLYGLPIAGAEFSKACGGNTHPDGEACVTLAKIGPDAWAMGDSKRPDAEPLRFTTAELDAAGIDPARFDLSA, from the coding sequence ATGACCGACCTGTACGGGCTCCCCATCGCAGGAGCCGAGTTCTCGAAGGCGTGCGGCGGCAACACCCACCCGGACGGCGAGGCGTGCGTGACCCTCGCGAAGATCGGTCCGGACGCATGGGCCATGGGCGACAGCAAGCGCCCGGACGCCGAGCCACTGCGCTTCACCACGGCCGAGCTGGACGCGGCGGGCATCGACCCCGCCCGATTCGACCTCTCCGCCTGA